In Pleurocapsa sp. PCC 7319, the following are encoded in one genomic region:
- a CDS encoding MotA/TolQ/ExbB proton channel family protein has translation MTKKKFSFKPKASLRNSQRQELEVDFLLLLILAAAIFIITYAVIGIVPAVRQSYIGILLFERGFIQAIVVALAALVVATTILKFLTLRSEHQTLGKIWIADHIPLDQPDAHEVAYFQERLMKDGSLIAVRCGRILRAYIKSGDRTVANDFALDDSSFYMSASEASYSVPRILVWAIPLLGFIGTVVGISGAVSGFSGFLENSGDVEQIKEGIGQVTSNLGLAFDTTLLALFLSVLVMIPLVLVERYESKLLLGIDVFINDKLLPRLKKKNEQLNEEAIYQSVEGAIREHFPNPQDLIQPAHSYAEQAAKSLSAGFLTEVGKVQDISSQIIAQANEARQSANRDRQEFLNFFAQQQQANQELVGQIRSIVDEIRSRNLSAANDLNIQTKQISHQLEKAARVLENRVNSLEVATQKMSDFQKIQQGLEQSFASLEKTALLENVLTGVRDNLAQLQPVLKQLNKPRRITIVEQDNNKNS, from the coding sequence ATGACCAAAAAAAAGTTTAGCTTTAAACCTAAAGCCAGTTTGCGAAATTCTCAACGTCAGGAATTGGAAGTTGACTTCCTACTGTTGTTGATTTTGGCAGCCGCTATTTTTATCATTACCTATGCCGTGATCGGGATTGTGCCAGCGGTAAGGCAATCTTATATTGGGATTTTGCTGTTTGAAAGAGGTTTTATCCAAGCCATAGTAGTTGCTCTGGCTGCTTTAGTAGTTGCTACAACTATTTTGAAATTTTTGACTCTTAGAAGTGAACATCAGACATTAGGTAAAATTTGGATTGCCGATCATATTCCTCTAGACCAGCCTGATGCTCATGAAGTGGCATACTTCCAAGAAAGATTAATGAAGGACGGAAGTCTGATAGCAGTACGCTGTGGACGTATTCTCAGAGCTTACATCAAAAGTGGCGATCGCACTGTAGCGAATGATTTTGCTCTCGATGATTCTTCTTTTTATATGAGTGCGTCAGAAGCTTCTTATTCGGTACCGCGAATCTTAGTTTGGGCAATTCCTCTCTTAGGGTTTATTGGGACAGTTGTTGGTATTAGTGGTGCCGTCAGTGGTTTTTCGGGATTTTTGGAAAATTCAGGGGATGTAGAACAAATTAAAGAGGGTATTGGTCAAGTTACCAGTAACCTAGGTTTGGCTTTTGATACTACTCTGTTGGCACTGTTTCTTAGTGTATTGGTGATGATTCCCCTGGTATTAGTAGAACGCTATGAATCAAAATTACTGCTCGGTATTGATGTCTTTATCAACGACAAGCTATTACCCCGATTAAAGAAGAAAAATGAACAGCTCAACGAAGAAGCTATTTATCAATCGGTAGAAGGAGCAATTAGAGAGCATTTCCCCAATCCTCAGGATCTAATCCAGCCCGCCCATAGTTATGCCGAACAGGCTGCCAAAAGCTTATCCGCAGGATTTTTAACAGAAGTAGGCAAAGTACAGGATATTAGTTCTCAGATAATCGCCCAAGCCAACGAGGCAAGACAGTCAGCTAACCGCGATCGCCAAGAATTTCTCAACTTTTTTGCGCAGCAACAGCAAGCTAATCAAGAGTTGGTAGGGCAAATCAGATCGATTGTCGATGAGATTAGAAGCAGAAATCTCTCCGCAGCTAACGATCTCAACATCCAGACTAAGCAGATTAGCCACCAGCTAGAGAAAGCAGCTCGGGTTTTGGAAAATCGAGTTAATTCCCTAGAGGTTGCTACCCAAAAAATGTCGGATTTTCAAAAGATACAGCAAGGGTTAGAACAGAGTTTTGCTTCCCTAGAAAAAACTGCTTTACTAGAAAATGTTTTGACTGGTGTTAGAGATAACCTGGCTCAGCTTCAACCTGTTCTCAAACAACTCAACAAACCTCGTCGGATTACTATTGTAGAACAGGACAACAACAAAAATTCTTAA
- the dtd gene encoding D-aminoacyl-tRNA deacylase, with translation MRVVVQRVKSSSVIVGGKTIGKIGQGLNLLVGISPTDTETELDWMTRKCLELRLFPDLSADKAWSKSVVDIQGEILVVSQFTLYGDCRKGRRPSFSASASPSLAEPLYDEFVAKLKQSGLSIATGKFGAMMEINIENDGPVTLILEKESC, from the coding sequence ATGCGTGTAGTTGTCCAGCGAGTTAAATCATCTTCGGTCATAGTAGGTGGCAAAACAATCGGTAAAATTGGTCAAGGGTTAAACTTGTTAGTGGGAATCTCACCGACGGACACAGAAACAGAACTCGACTGGATGACGCGTAAATGCTTAGAATTAAGATTATTTCCCGATCTATCTGCGGATAAAGCCTGGAGTAAATCAGTGGTGGATATCCAAGGAGAAATCTTAGTAGTGAGTCAATTTACACTGTACGGTGACTGTCGTAAAGGTCGCCGTCCTTCCTTTAGTGCTTCAGCATCTCCTAGTCTGGCAGAACCCTTGTACGATGAATTTGTTGCCAAACTCAAACAAAGTGGTTTATCGATAGCTACAGGTAAATTTGGTGCGATGATGGAAATCAACATCGAAAATGATGGTCCAGTAACTCTAATTTTAGAAAAAGAGAGTTGCTAA
- a CDS encoding ACP phosphodiesterase translates to MMNWLAHLLLAEDNPESRLGNLLGDLVKGVERKSLAPSLQRGLQCHQAIDIFTDKHLIVKRSKKRINEKYRRYAGILIDVFYDYILANHWQDYSDIPLTKFTTTVYASWADQLDYLPAYAQGVIRRLIAEDWLSSSSSLEGIEYTLRRISWKLSRRRNRQFDLTPAKQELTRNYAELEQDFQQFFPQLILYIDNWHQNLRSEN, encoded by the coding sequence ATGATGAATTGGCTAGCTCATTTATTATTAGCCGAGGATAATCCCGAAAGTCGTTTGGGGAACTTGTTAGGGGATCTAGTTAAAGGTGTGGAGCGAAAATCTCTGGCTCCTAGTTTGCAACGGGGATTACAATGCCATCAGGCGATCGACATTTTTACTGATAAGCATCTAATAGTTAAGCGCAGCAAAAAGAGAATTAACGAGAAATATCGTCGCTATGCAGGAATTTTAATTGATGTTTTTTACGATTATATTTTGGCTAATCATTGGCAAGACTACTCAGATATACCTTTAACTAAATTTACTACTACGGTCTATGCTTCCTGGGCAGATCAGCTCGATTATTTGCCTGCCTATGCTCAGGGGGTTATTCGGCGATTAATAGCAGAAGATTGGCTTAGTTCCTCTAGTAGTTTAGAGGGGATTGAATATACTTTACGCAGAATATCTTGGAAACTAAGTCGGCGCAGGAACCGGCAGTTCGACCTAACTCCCGCTAAACAAGAATTAACGCGAAATTACGCTGAATTGGAGCAGGATTTCCAACAATTTTTTCCCCAACTGATTTTATATATCGACAATTGGCATCAAAACTTGAGGAGCGAAAATTGA
- a CDS encoding sensor histidine kinase, with the protein MWQKHSFRLLLYLEWVLLGIALLAAFSLVIPHHRHHLVYHPAHPALFNLAGILCIATLGLMGLRLPSNSKLLQQIYIGGGFIFSWLTILLIGRGERVFPALLLIVLIRACLLFSWSGRIFVAILAYISFLAVQIMSLMRINPFGIPLGRRFPPILRRLPSEELRRILFGLAFNSALFFAFVLVFVLLLVGAVLAEHESRAKLVKAHRRLGQYALQIEAQATLQERNRIAREIHDSVGHYLTAQSIQLENTALFLAQDPAKASGHLAKARQLGKEALANIRSSVAALRNNSLEERSLKVMLEELIAEFESNTNIAIAFKMSHRLPRRETTGPAVTVGQVSALAPEVSTALYRIVQEALTNITRHSQATQVNLNLEAAAEKVSLSIKDNGCGFNPQDNTTGFGLQGIQERTTALQGSLRIMSEYGKGCQIQVEIPKK; encoded by the coding sequence ATGTGGCAAAAGCACTCTTTTCGATTACTCCTATATCTAGAATGGGTATTACTGGGAATTGCTCTACTCGCAGCATTTAGTTTAGTAATTCCTCATCATCGTCATCACTTAGTCTATCACCCAGCACATCCAGCATTGTTTAATTTGGCAGGAATTTTATGTATTGCTACTTTAGGCTTGATGGGTTTGAGGCTACCTAGCAATTCCAAATTATTGCAGCAAATTTATATTGGTGGCGGATTTATTTTCAGTTGGCTGACGATATTGCTTATTGGAAGAGGAGAAAGAGTTTTTCCTGCTTTACTTTTAATCGTATTAATTCGTGCTTGTTTATTATTTTCTTGGAGTGGCAGAATATTCGTCGCTATTTTGGCCTATATTTCCTTTCTTGCTGTGCAAATAATGTCTTTAATGAGGATTAATCCTTTTGGTATTCCCTTGGGTAGAAGATTTCCCCCTATTTTAAGACGTTTGCCATCAGAAGAATTACGCCGAATTTTATTTGGTTTGGCTTTTAATTCAGCATTATTTTTTGCTTTTGTCTTAGTTTTTGTCCTCTTATTAGTTGGTGCAGTATTAGCAGAACATGAAAGCAGAGCTAAGTTGGTTAAGGCTCATCGTCGCTTGGGTCAGTATGCACTGCAAATTGAAGCCCAAGCAACATTACAGGAAAGAAATCGTATAGCTCGCGAAATACACGATTCTGTTGGTCATTACCTAACGGCTCAAAGTATTCAGTTAGAAAATACCGCTTTATTTTTAGCTCAAGATCCAGCTAAAGCATCTGGTCATTTAGCCAAAGCAAGACAGTTAGGAAAAGAAGCACTGGCTAATATTCGTTCCTCGGTAGCAGCTCTCAGAAACAACTCTCTAGAAGAGCGATCGCTGAAAGTCATGTTAGAGGAACTGATCGCTGAATTTGAATCGAATACGAACATAGCGATCGCCTTTAAGATGAGTCACAGATTACCCCGCCGTGAAACGACGGGGCCTGCTGTGACCGTTGGTCAAGTATCAGCTTTAGCTCCAGAAGTTAGTACGGCACTTTATCGTATTGTTCAAGAAGCATTGACTAACATCACTAGACACAGTCAAGCAACTCAAGTAAACCTAAACTTAGAAGCAGCAGCAGAGAAAGTCTCACTCTCAATTAAGGATAATGGTTGTGGTTTTAATCCTCAAGATAATACTACCGGGTTTGGGTTACAGGGAATACAGGAACGGACGACAGCATTACAAGGTAGCTTGAGAATTATGAGTGAATATGGCAAAGGATGTCAGATTCAAGTTGAAATCCCCAAAAAGTGA
- a CDS encoding aminopeptidase P family protein, which translates to MTILVADNDQNLAASLKQRRVELGKLIEHPVILWSGNAISRNFVANTFPFRASSHFLYFAGLPLINAAIRLDRGKLELFMDNPPPQATLWHGETPQREDIGATIGADCVYPLAELSAKTDHAATIAVQDWKTYQQQCQLLNRSIAFANQIEGIDLELAQAIVKLRSHHDDLALQELRQAAAVSVEAHLAGMQATLQAKTEAQIRGAMEGVILAHNMHCAYNSIVTVHGEVLHNESYHHQLEPQDLLLADVGAETSNGWAADITRTWSVSGKFTSTQKDIYEIVLAAHDRCIAQIYPGVEYQDIHLLAAQVIAEGLVDLGILKGNPEDLVAMDAHALFFPHGIGHLLGLDVHDMEDLGDLAGYEPGRTRSDRFGLGYLRLNRPLEPGMLVTIEPGFYQVPAILNNPDFRTKYQDVVNWERLAMFQDVRGIRIEDDVLVTNSGAEVLTAELPTQVKDIENLVLSLRD; encoded by the coding sequence ATGACTATACTTGTAGCAGATAATGACCAAAATCTTGCCGCCTCTCTCAAGCAAAGAAGAGTTGAGTTAGGAAAACTAATTGAACATCCGGTTATCTTGTGGTCTGGTAATGCTATTAGTAGAAACTTTGTCGCCAATACATTTCCCTTTCGTGCCAGTAGTCACTTTTTGTATTTTGCGGGACTGCCTTTGATCAATGCTGCTATTCGCTTAGATAGGGGGAAGTTAGAATTATTCATGGATAATCCGCCACCCCAGGCGACTTTGTGGCACGGTGAAACTCCTCAACGCGAAGACATCGGTGCCACAATTGGTGCAGATTGTGTTTATCCATTAGCTGAATTGTCAGCTAAGACAGATCATGCAGCTACCATAGCTGTACAGGATTGGAAAACTTATCAGCAGCAATGTCAATTATTAAACCGCTCTATAGCATTTGCTAATCAAATTGAAGGAATTGATTTGGAGTTAGCTCAAGCTATTGTTAAATTGCGATCGCACCACGACGATCTAGCATTACAGGAATTACGCCAAGCTGCTGCCGTATCAGTCGAAGCGCATCTAGCAGGAATGCAAGCAACTCTCCAGGCAAAAACTGAAGCACAAATTCGTGGAGCAATGGAAGGAGTAATTCTTGCTCATAATATGCATTGCGCCTATAACAGTATCGTTACTGTCCATGGAGAAGTTTTGCACAATGAATCCTATCATCATCAACTTGAACCACAGGATCTATTGCTCGCTGATGTCGGAGCAGAAACTTCTAACGGCTGGGCAGCAGATATTACCCGCACCTGGTCAGTTTCAGGGAAGTTTACCAGCACCCAAAAAGATATTTATGAGATAGTTTTGGCTGCCCACGATCGCTGTATTGCTCAGATTTACCCAGGAGTGGAATATCAGGATATTCATTTATTGGCAGCTCAAGTAATTGCTGAGGGTTTAGTTGATTTAGGAATCCTCAAAGGTAATCCCGAAGATTTAGTAGCTATGGATGCCCATGCTTTATTTTTTCCTCATGGGATTGGACATTTACTGGGTTTAGATGTTCATGATATGGAAGATTTGGGAGATTTAGCAGGATATGAACCAGGGAGAACGAGGAGCGATCGCTTTGGCTTGGGTTATTTAAGATTAAACCGCCCATTGGAACCAGGAATGTTAGTCACTATTGAACCAGGTTTTTATCAAGTGCCAGCAATTTTAAACAATCCTGATTTTCGCACCAAATATCAAGATGTAGTTAATTGGGAGCGTTTGGCAATGTTTCAAGATGTCCGAGGAATCAGAATTGAAGATGACGTTTTAGTAACTAATTCTGGTGCGGAAGTTTTAACAGCAGAGTTGCCAACTCAAGTAAAAGATATTGAGAATTTGGTATTAAGTCTTAGAGATTAA
- a CDS encoding Txe/YoeB family addiction module toxin, translating into MDITFLDDAWQDYLYWLKTDKKILKRINQLIKDTQRTPFEGIGKPEPLKFDMSGLWSRRINQELRLIYQVQDECIIIVQCRYHY; encoded by the coding sequence ATGGACATAACGTTTTTAGATGACGCTTGGCAAGATTATTTATATTGGCTGAAGACAGATAAAAAAATACTCAAACGCATCAATCAATTAATCAAGGATACTCAAAGAACCCCCTTTGAAGGCATTGGCAAACCAGAACCTCTAAAGTTTGATATGTCGGGGCTTTGGTCGCGCCGAATCAACCAAGAACTTCGCTTGATTTACCAAGTTCAGGATGAATGTATCATCATTGTTCAGTGCCGTTATCATTACTGA
- a CDS encoding LapA family protein: MKALAGLLNSLLLATWVIAIAIFSIQNIQDVSVKFLTLESITVPVGVLLAFCSGIGMILGWVIPLLFVSKRKSRRSY; this comes from the coding sequence ATGAAAGCACTCGCTGGCTTATTAAATTCTTTACTCTTAGCAACTTGGGTTATCGCGATCGCCATATTTTCGATCCAAAATATTCAAGATGTTTCGGTAAAGTTTTTGACTTTGGAATCGATTACTGTGCCCGTTGGAGTTTTATTAGCTTTTTGTAGTGGTATTGGTATGATTCTGGGTTGGGTAATTCCCCTGTTGTTTGTGAGCAAAAGAAAAAGTCGTCGTAGTTATTAG
- a CDS encoding DUF4332 domain-containing protein: MESRYWSIDRLPGLMLREQELLKRNNITDTKELLNQTSTPNSRLALANQLKMNLKQINKLVALADLARLPSVGYRYCGLLLHAGMISVTQVAQTPFHRLHRQIVRLQVATLQRKDLSPPVEEVRRWVEEARLLK, from the coding sequence ATGGAGTCTCGATATTGGTCAATAGATCGCTTGCCTGGACTGATGCTCCGAGAACAAGAGTTGCTGAAGAGGAATAATATTACTGATACCAAAGAACTGTTAAACCAAACCAGTACACCTAATTCTCGACTGGCTCTAGCGAATCAGCTAAAAATGAATCTGAAGCAGATTAATAAATTAGTAGCGTTAGCCGATTTAGCCCGCTTACCTAGCGTTGGCTATCGATATTGCGGGCTACTTTTACATGCTGGCATGATTTCAGTAACCCAGGTTGCTCAAACTCCTTTTCATCGTCTACATCGTCAAATTGTTAGATTACAGGTAGCTACTCTTCAGAGAAAAGATCTATCGCCTCCCGTCGAGGAAGTAAGAAGATGGGTTGAAGAGGCAAGATTACTGAAATAG
- a CDS encoding GTP-binding protein has translation MTTVEQATTSSAMDVSKKGLPVTIITGFLGSGKTTLLNHILTNQDGVKTAVLVNEFGEIGIDNELIISTDESMVELNNGCICCTINEDLVDAVYKILERDDKIDYLVVETTGLADPLPVALTFLGTELRDMTRLDSIVTMVDCANFSLDLFNSEAAQSQIQYGDVIVLNKTDLVDEADVDALEVRLRDMKKDARILRTQKSQVSLPLILSVGLFESDKYFEQAESKDHNHDHEHDHSHEHDHHEHHHHHHDHSHHLENDGFSSISFQFDKPLAIRKFQYFLDNQLPESVFRAKGILWFDESPKRHIFHLSGKRFSLEDEEWQGDKKNQLVLIGQNLDKETLRKQIENCVCLPTGDRGKGFGK, from the coding sequence ATGACTACTGTTGAACAAGCTACAACATCTTCTGCAATGGATGTATCCAAAAAAGGTTTGCCCGTTACTATCATCACGGGGTTTCTCGGTAGCGGTAAAACCACACTGCTCAATCATATTCTGACTAATCAAGACGGAGTTAAAACTGCCGTTTTAGTGAACGAGTTTGGCGAAATCGGTATTGATAATGAATTAATTATCTCCACCGACGAAAGTATGGTTGAGTTGAACAATGGCTGTATTTGCTGCACTATTAACGAAGATTTAGTTGACGCTGTCTATAAAATCCTCGAAAGAGATGACAAGATTGACTATTTAGTAGTAGAAACAACTGGACTAGCTGATCCTCTCCCAGTAGCCTTAACCTTTTTAGGCACAGAATTGCGGGATATGACCCGCCTCGACTCAATCGTCACTATGGTCGACTGTGCTAACTTCAGCCTCGATCTATTTAATAGTGAAGCAGCACAAAGTCAGATTCAATACGGTGATGTGATTGTGCTTAATAAAACTGACTTAGTCGACGAGGCCGATGTTGATGCTTTGGAAGTCAGACTTAGGGACATGAAAAAAGATGCCCGTATCCTGCGGACTCAAAAGTCTCAAGTATCTCTCCCCTTGATCTTGAGTGTTGGTTTATTTGAGTCAGATAAATACTTCGAGCAAGCAGAATCAAAAGATCATAACCACGATCATGAACACGATCATTCCCATGAACACGATCACCATGAACACCATCATCACCACCATGACCATTCCCATCACTTAGAAAATGACGGTTTTTCTTCTATTTCCTTCCAGTTTGATAAGCCTTTGGCAATTCGTAAATTTCAATATTTCTTAGATAACCAACTACCCGAAAGTGTTTTTCGTGCTAAAGGTATTCTTTGGTTTGATGAAAGTCCTAAACGTCATATCTTCCACCTCAGTGGCAAGCGTTTTTCTCTCGAAGATGAAGAATGGCAGGGAGACAAGAAAAATCAGCTTGTCCTCATTGGTCAAAACTTAGATAAAGAAACACTTCGCAAACAAATCGAAAACTGTGTTTGTTTACCAACAGGCGATCGCGGCAAAGGTTTTGGGAAATAA
- a CDS encoding pentapeptide repeat-containing protein yields the protein MDGVELLSLYQKGDRDFSRANLSQIQIMQVDLENIDFSRTELDWANFSGTNLTGANLNRANLSNARLIKSNLARANLTSADLTNADLSWANLENASLARVDLSNANLSQSFFRDADLSDADLSNVNLSRANLAGANLSRANLAGANLTGVDLSGADFSRADLSEADLSNADLTSANFNKADLSGSSLRQSNLEQATLQGANLRSANLRSAVLAGAVLKDTDTGNSSMATISQLSLTNSAKGNKIDFCSANLIGANLAEGNLQNANFRFALLFKTNLEKANLQNASLVDVYLRGANLRGVNLKSSILSSINWKGTVMPDGTIHP from the coding sequence ATGGATGGAGTAGAGCTATTATCGCTTTATCAAAAGGGTGACAGGGATTTTAGTCGCGCTAATCTCAGTCAGATCCAGATTATGCAAGTTGATCTGGAAAATATTGATTTCAGCAGAACTGAACTAGATTGGGCAAATTTTAGTGGTACAAATCTTACTGGAGCTAATTTGAATCGCGCTAATTTGAGTAACGCTCGATTAATCAAAAGTAATTTAGCTAGAGCAAATCTAACTAGTGCTGATCTGACAAATGCGGACTTGAGCTGGGCTAATTTAGAAAATGCTTCATTAGCGCGAGTAGATTTAAGTAATGCTAATCTGAGCCAATCTTTTTTTCGTGACGCAGATCTTTCTGATGCCGATTTAAGTAATGTTAATCTGAGCCGCGCCAATCTTGCTGGAGCTAATCTTAGTCGAGCAAATCTCGCTGGAGCTAATCTTACAGGAGTAGACTTAAGTGGTGCTGATTTCAGTCGAGCTGACTTAAGCGAAGCTGATTTGAGTAATGCCGATTTAACTTCTGCCAATTTTAACAAAGCTGATTTAAGTGGTAGTAGTTTACGCCAATCGAATCTAGAACAAGCAACCCTACAAGGTGCTAATTTACGTAGTGCTAATTTACGTAGTGCTGTACTAGCTGGGGCAGTTCTGAAAGATACCGATACAGGAAATAGTAGTATGGCAACTATATCTCAGTTGAGCTTAACTAACTCGGCAAAAGGTAATAAAATTGATTTTTGTTCTGCTAATCTTATTGGAGCTAATTTAGCAGAGGGAAATCTACAAAACGCTAACTTTAGATTTGCGTTATTATTCAAAACCAACCTAGAAAAAGCTAATCTACAAAATGCCAGTTTAGTTGATGTGTATCTGCGAGGAGCTAATCTGAGAGGAGTTAACCTTAAAAGTAGCATCTTGAGTAGCATTAATTGGAAAGGTACTGTCATGCCAGATGGGACTATTCATCCTTGA
- a CDS encoding Nif11-like leader peptide family natural product precursor translates to MALDQLEAFLKKMQSEPALKNEVLASSTADEVAQIALKLGFEFSGDELLRMSGKKVGRVTVEKNDLPGEYWGN, encoded by the coding sequence ATGGCTTTAGATCAACTCGAGGCATTTTTAAAGAAAATGCAGTCTGAACCTGCACTTAAAAATGAGGTGCTCGCTTCCTCAACTGCAGATGAAGTTGCGCAAATAGCACTAAAGCTTGGTTTCGAATTTTCAGGTGATGAATTATTGAGAATGTCAGGTAAGAAAGTTGGCAGGGTTACTGTTGAAAAAAACGATCTTCCTGGAGAGTACTGGGGGAATTGA
- the mgtE gene encoding magnesium transporter, translating to MIQNRVKHNELRQLVRSQLELLLDSGNLEGAKSLLIPVQPVDIAEAIEGLPQSSQLIAFRLLSKAEAIEVYEYLNSEVQQSLIQEFKRQDVLDIVDKMSPDDRARMFDELPAKIVRRLLSQLSPGERQATAILLGYGEDTAGRIMTPEYISLKENLTVTQTLERIRSLANASEVVYYLYVTNASRQLRGIVSLRDLVITPPDTTLGEIMARDVVFVHTDTDQEEVAKTIQRYDLLALPVVDSEERLVGVVTVDDVIDIIEQEATEDIYALGGVQSDGDNYFQTNLLTVARKRVVWLFVLLLTNTVTGAIIRSQEELLQQAVILAAFIPLLTGTGGNVGAQSSTVVIRGLNTEEIDNMGTGKVVFREASAGILLGLILGTIATVWAYFLQGSLAVAMSVGISLVAIALLASVAGSALPFLFRSFGLDPALMSAPFITTAVDVLGVLIYFNIARIILGL from the coding sequence ATGATACAAAATAGAGTTAAACATAATGAACTAAGACAGTTAGTTCGCTCACAATTAGAATTATTGTTAGATAGTGGTAATTTAGAAGGGGCAAAATCGCTTTTAATTCCTGTACAACCAGTAGATATAGCTGAAGCGATCGAAGGTTTACCACAATCAAGTCAATTAATTGCCTTTCGTTTACTATCTAAAGCGGAGGCGATCGAAGTATACGAATATCTCAATAGTGAAGTTCAACAGTCTTTGATTCAAGAATTTAAGCGTCAAGATGTTTTGGATATCGTAGATAAAATGTCTCCCGATGATCGCGCTAGAATGTTTGACGAACTACCAGCTAAAATTGTACGTCGTCTATTGTCCCAATTAAGTCCAGGAGAACGTCAAGCCACAGCTATTTTACTAGGTTACGGAGAAGATACTGCGGGGCGTATTATGACTCCCGAGTATATCTCATTGAAAGAGAATTTAACTGTCACCCAAACTTTAGAAAGAATAAGAAGTCTGGCTAATGCTTCGGAAGTTGTTTACTATCTCTATGTCACTAATGCATCTCGTCAACTTAGGGGAATTGTCTCTCTAAGAGATCTGGTAATTACTCCGCCTGATACGACTCTGGGAGAAATTATGGCTCGTGATGTGGTTTTTGTCCATACCGATACAGATCAAGAAGAAGTAGCTAAAACTATTCAACGTTACGATCTTTTGGCATTACCCGTAGTTGATAGTGAGGAAAGATTAGTTGGGGTCGTTACTGTGGATGATGTCATTGATATTATTGAGCAAGAAGCCACCGAAGATATTTATGCCTTGGGAGGAGTTCAGTCTGATGGTGATAATTATTTTCAAACCAATTTATTAACTGTTGCCCGCAAAAGAGTCGTCTGGTTATTTGTGTTGCTACTTACTAACACAGTTACTGGCGCAATTATTCGTTCTCAAGAAGAACTATTACAACAAGCAGTAATCTTGGCAGCTTTTATTCCTTTATTAACTGGCACAGGAGGAAACGTGGGAGCGCAGTCTTCTACAGTGGTTATTCGTGGTTTAAACACCGAAGAAATTGACAATATGGGCACAGGAAAAGTCGTTTTTCGCGAAGCTAGTGCAGGTATTTTGTTAGGTTTAATACTGGGTACGATAGCAACAGTATGGGCTTATTTTCTTCAGGGCAGTTTAGCGGTGGCAATGTCTGTTGGTATTAGTTTAGTGGCGATCGCTCTTTTAGCTTCAGTTGCTGGTTCTGCCTTGCCATTTTTATTTCGTTCTTTTGGCTTAGATCCTGCCTTAATGTCTGCACCTTTTATTACTACTGCTGTTGATGTTTTAGGTGTGCTAATTTACTTTAATATTGCCAGAATTATTTTGGGCTTGTAA
- a CDS encoding Uma2 family endonuclease has translation MTLTTYKWSVEEYHLMIKAGLLEGKSVELLNGQIIEMSPEREEHTYANDDVAQLLREKLQGLAKIRESHPITLDNSEPEPDIAVVRLPKTIYSHHHPYSQDIYWLIEISNETLSQDLAEKSLIYARNYILEYWVVDLANNKLIVHTHPKNNSYSQIVEYISGTISPLAFPDIKIALEQLLLF, from the coding sequence ATGACGCTAACTACTTATAAATGGTCAGTTGAAGAGTATCACCTGATGATCAAAGCTGGACTATTAGAAGGTAAATCTGTTGAGTTGTTAAATGGTCAAATAATTGAAATGAGTCCAGAACGAGAAGAACATACTTATGCTAATGATGATGTAGCTCAGTTACTGAGAGAAAAACTACAAGGACTGGCTAAAATACGCGAATCTCATCCGATTACTTTAGATAATTCTGAACCAGAACCTGATATAGCAGTAGTTAGATTACCCAAAACTATTTATTCTCATCATCATCCTTATTCCCAAGATATTTACTGGTTAATTGAAATATCAAACGAGACTCTCAGTCAAGATTTGGCAGAAAAATCTCTTATTTATGCCCGAAATTATATTCTTGAATATTGGGTCGTAGACCTGGCAAACAATAAGTTAATTGTCCATACTCACCCTAAAAATAATAGCTATTCTCAAATTGTTGAGTATATTAGTGGTACGATTTCTCCCCTAGCTTTTCCGGATATTAAGATTGCTCTAGAACAACTTTTATTATTTTAA